A stretch of Rhizobium sp. TH2 DNA encodes these proteins:
- a CDS encoding DUF6463 family protein has protein sequence MFKAGAIALVIISILHLVMLGLDATEYVGHWLDGGLWTWEHWRPVARQSEELVKSGFAFWSTIGSAAVPMLLLGLFALWCDRRAMPQPRLVFAGFFAWSLLLLLLMPTSGFFAVALAGAALVWGEPRGGWA, from the coding sequence ATGTTCAAGGCCGGGGCGATCGCGCTCGTGATTATATCAATCCTTCATCTCGTCATGCTCGGTCTCGATGCAACGGAATACGTGGGTCACTGGCTCGATGGCGGTCTTTGGACGTGGGAACATTGGCGACCGGTCGCGCGGCAATCGGAAGAGCTCGTGAAGAGTGGCTTCGCCTTCTGGTCGACGATCGGCAGCGCCGCCGTGCCGATGTTGCTGCTCGGGCTCTTCGCGCTCTGGTGCGACCGGCGGGCCATGCCGCAGCCGCGTCTGGTGTTCGCCGGCTTCTTCGCCTGGTCGCTGCTGCTTCTTTTGCTGATGCCAACCAGTGGCTTCTTCGCGGTGGCGCTGGCTGGCGCGGCGCTGGTCTGGGGCGAGCCGCGGGGCGGATGGGCGTGA
- a CDS encoding TetR/AcrR family transcriptional regulator: MTSASTDPLSRRDWIVAAFAALQQGGVSDVKVDRIADRLHVTRGSFYWHFKSRADLLSAMQAFWENEMTGDLIKQASTLPDASARLRSVAADALEWRSFGLDVHRVEEALRAWAAHDAAAARCMLEVDRVRIGYIEGELIELGQPREKALRRARLLYFSLIGLFIARGYNAELADDAAYAELVELVIAN, translated from the coding sequence ATGACCTCTGCTTCCACCGATCCCCTTTCACGGCGGGACTGGATTGTTGCGGCATTTGCCGCGCTCCAGCAGGGCGGCGTGAGCGACGTCAAGGTTGATCGCATAGCGGACCGTTTGCATGTCACGCGGGGCTCGTTCTACTGGCATTTCAAGTCGAGGGCAGACCTGCTCTCGGCCATGCAGGCATTCTGGGAAAACGAAATGACGGGAGACCTCATCAAGCAGGCCTCCACCTTGCCTGACGCTTCCGCGCGGCTGCGCTCGGTCGCCGCGGACGCGCTGGAATGGAGAAGTTTCGGCCTCGATGTGCACAGGGTCGAGGAGGCCCTCCGTGCCTGGGCGGCCCACGATGCTGCCGCAGCCCGCTGCATGCTCGAGGTCGATCGCGTCCGCATCGGGTACATCGAGGGCGAATTGATCGAACTCGGCCAGCCGCGCGAAAAGGCGCTACGGCGCGCAAGGCTTCTATATTTCTCGCTTATTGGACTTTTCATTGCCCGTGGATACAACGCCGAACTTGCAGATGATGCCGCCTATGCCGAATTGGTCGAATTGGTGATTGCCAATTAA
- a CDS encoding TerC family protein, whose protein sequence is MQDIIALMQDPAAWVALVTLVVMEVVLGIDNLIFISILTNKLPSEHRERARKIGIGLALVMRLGLLGTIAWIVKLTTPVFELFGHGYSWKDMILIAGGLFLVWKATKEIHHNVDPIDKQEDFIASSATTTFAAAIGQILLLDLVFSVDSIITAVGMTPHLPIMVVAVVVAVLVMLLAASPLANFIERNPSIVMLALAFLLMIGTTLIAEGMGFHVPKGYVYAAMTFSALVEILNMVSRNARKRKTTTQG, encoded by the coding sequence ATGCAGGATATCATTGCGCTCATGCAGGATCCCGCCGCCTGGGTGGCGCTGGTGACGCTCGTGGTCATGGAGGTCGTGCTCGGCATCGACAACCTGATCTTCATCTCCATTCTCACCAACAAGCTTCCATCGGAGCATCGCGAGCGGGCGCGCAAGATCGGCATCGGGCTGGCGCTGGTCATGCGCCTCGGGTTGCTCGGCACCATCGCCTGGATCGTCAAGCTCACCACGCCCGTGTTCGAGTTGTTCGGCCATGGCTATTCGTGGAAGGACATGATCCTCATCGCCGGCGGTCTCTTCCTCGTCTGGAAGGCGACGAAGGAGATCCACCACAATGTCGATCCCATCGACAAGCAGGAGGATTTCATCGCCAGTTCCGCGACGACCACCTTTGCCGCCGCGATCGGCCAAATCCTGCTTCTCGACCTGGTCTTCTCGGTCGACAGCATCATCACTGCCGTCGGCATGACGCCGCATCTGCCGATCATGGTGGTGGCGGTCGTTGTCGCCGTCCTGGTCATGCTGCTGGCCGCAAGCCCGCTCGCGAACTTCATCGAGCGCAACCCGTCGATCGTCATGCTGGCGCTCGCCTTCCTGCTGATGATCGGCACGACGCTGATCGCCGAAGGCATGGGCTTCCATGTGCCCAAGGGTTACGTCTATGCGGCAATGACCTTCTCGGCGCTGGTCGAGATACTCAACATGGTTTCGCGCAACGCCCGAAAGCGAAAGACCACCACTCAGGGATAG
- a CDS encoding BA14K family protein: MKTIAALIAGLLLSMTTFVAGLIIAMVYVNVAEEPPRTQNLDTSALWTTEPMSVEKQTLSFQRVPARPRQDEREVASLNKEASEPKLKETTASDAEPVADDPMAVVDPVTTGAIDPAQNDAEPTPRAEQTAAHVEWCSRRYRSYRIEDNSYRPYGGGRRSCESPYSDGVTADLDAEDAFAADPDAQTKRNNAEPREDEGKVEQVIYEDVPSTEFSGDHVQSCMSRYRSYRPEDNSYQPFDGGPRRQCE; encoded by the coding sequence ATGAAGACGATTGCAGCACTGATAGCCGGTCTGCTCCTCTCAATGACGACATTCGTTGCAGGCCTTATCATCGCGATGGTCTACGTGAATGTCGCCGAGGAGCCGCCGCGCACGCAAAACCTCGATACATCGGCGCTCTGGACGACCGAGCCGATGTCGGTTGAAAAACAAACCCTATCCTTCCAGCGCGTGCCTGCCCGTCCCCGACAAGACGAGCGTGAAGTCGCCAGCCTGAACAAGGAGGCCAGCGAGCCCAAGTTGAAGGAGACGACAGCGTCGGATGCGGAACCGGTGGCGGACGATCCGATGGCCGTGGTCGATCCCGTCACCACGGGCGCCATCGATCCCGCGCAGAACGATGCGGAGCCGACCCCGCGCGCGGAACAGACCGCCGCCCATGTCGAATGGTGCTCGCGCCGCTACCGCTCGTACCGCATCGAGGACAATTCCTATCGTCCCTATGGCGGCGGCCGGCGATCCTGCGAGTCGCCCTATTCCGATGGCGTCACTGCGGATCTCGACGCTGAAGACGCGTTTGCCGCCGACCCGGACGCGCAAACAAAGCGCAACAACGCCGAACCGCGCGAAGACGAAGGCAAGGTCGAGCAGGTGATCTACGAGGACGTGCCGAGTACCGAGTTCTCGGGCGATCATGTCCAGTCCTGCATGAGCCGCTATCGCTCATACCGGCCGGAGGACAACAGTTATCAGCCCTTCGACGGCGGACCGCGCCGGCAATGCGAGTGA
- a CDS encoding M10 family metallopeptidase C-terminal domain-containing protein, whose amino-acid sequence MTVHIISTSQVGAGVQVTLGNDDRLFVAQGATLGRTEGTTWASFTVSGNGSGQTVDIFGSAVGEGVAINLGDNSNISSNVVTIHETGLVRSYRPDAGGVRMLGSELTLENAGRIIGTGHSVVMDAAVAGQVSTIVNEGTIRSTGETGIYIFTSAAGIVELHNSGKIIGAEASYQNSSGTAVTDRLYNEGLMKGDVLLGAGDDLYDGRNGEVQGVIDGGVGEDLLRGGKGTDILAGGFDADTLYGGAGRDVFRFFWENDSVPKERDVIKDFSHAQKDRIDLVLVDGNIGAKLDFIGNGKFSKTEGEARFQQMKGFAQVQVDIDGDGKADFALDVRGNHDFAASDFLL is encoded by the coding sequence ATGACAGTCCATATCATCTCCACCAGCCAGGTGGGCGCGGGCGTTCAGGTGACGCTCGGCAACGACGACCGGCTATTCGTGGCGCAAGGCGCGACGCTCGGCCGGACCGAGGGAACGACCTGGGCCTCGTTCACCGTCAGCGGAAATGGCAGCGGCCAGACTGTCGATATCTTCGGCAGCGCGGTGGGCGAGGGCGTCGCCATCAACCTCGGCGACAACAGCAATATAAGCAGTAATGTGGTCACCATCCATGAAACCGGCCTGGTGCGCAGCTACCGGCCCGATGCCGGCGGCGTTCGAATGCTGGGCTCGGAACTCACGCTCGAGAATGCGGGCAGGATTATCGGCACCGGACATAGCGTGGTGATGGATGCCGCGGTGGCCGGCCAGGTCTCTACCATCGTCAATGAAGGAACGATCCGCAGTACCGGCGAGACCGGCATCTATATCTTTACATCGGCGGCCGGTATCGTCGAGCTGCACAATAGCGGCAAGATCATCGGTGCAGAGGCATCTTATCAGAATTCGAGCGGCACGGCGGTCACGGATCGCCTCTACAATGAAGGCTTGATGAAGGGCGACGTTCTGCTCGGCGCCGGCGACGACCTCTATGACGGGCGCAACGGCGAGGTACAGGGCGTGATCGACGGCGGGGTCGGCGAAGACCTGCTGCGCGGCGGCAAGGGGACGGACATACTGGCGGGCGGTTTCGATGCCGATACGCTCTATGGCGGCGCGGGCAGGGATGTCTTCCGGTTCTTCTGGGAAAACGACAGCGTGCCGAAGGAACGCGACGTTATCAAGGATTTCTCCCACGCCCAGAAAGACCGGATCGACCTTGTCCTGGTCGACGGCAATATCGGAGCCAAACTCGACTTCATCGGCAACGGCAAGTTCTCGAAGACCGAGGGCGAGGCGCGGTTCCAGCAGATGAAGGGATTTGCCCAGGTGCAGGTCGATATCGACGGCGACGGCAAGGCGGATTTCGCGCTGGATGTGCGCGGCAACCATGACTTCGCAGCGTCGGATTTCCTGTTGTGA
- a CDS encoding CAP domain-containing protein, whose amino-acid sequence MAEMTSQEQLMLELINRARMDPAGEAKRFGIKLNEGVSKQDKISDGPKQVLAGNDDLQDAADDHSDWMLDHKFSHYEGKKDPGDRMQDAGYNFTGNWTWGENIAARGGMSATDAIIRHHKDLFVDKGVEHRGHRLNILNAAFQEIGIGQEMGGGTSMVTQDFARSGSSAFVTGVVYDDNDNDNFFSVGDQTVGIAVSAPGTPNDTTGSGGGYELRFAAGAGATMVTFDLATDVVVGVDVGGRNIKLDVVNGDEVWSDSSITSTSTNVTELHALGVGKINFDGASHGQEMYGNKAANRLEGNGGDDTLVGGRGKDELHGDTGADIFIFAKGDTGKTAAKADTIADFSLGDSDVINLTAWDANSKQNGDQAFTFIDDQAFHKVAGELRAVDNGVDTFVRGDTDGDGKADFVIRLNGIVALTGGDFAL is encoded by the coding sequence ATGGCAGAGATGACATCGCAGGAACAGTTGATGCTGGAATTGATCAACCGGGCCCGGATGGACCCGGCCGGCGAGGCGAAACGGTTCGGCATCAAGCTGAACGAGGGCGTTTCTAAGCAGGACAAGATTTCCGACGGCCCCAAGCAGGTGCTGGCAGGCAATGACGATCTGCAAGACGCCGCCGACGATCACAGCGACTGGATGCTGGACCACAAGTTCAGCCACTACGAAGGCAAGAAGGATCCCGGTGACCGGATGCAAGATGCCGGCTATAATTTCACGGGCAACTGGACCTGGGGCGAGAACATTGCTGCCCGTGGCGGAATGAGCGCCACCGATGCGATCATCCGGCACCACAAGGACCTGTTCGTCGATAAGGGGGTCGAGCACCGTGGCCATCGCCTCAACATCCTGAATGCGGCGTTTCAGGAAATCGGCATCGGCCAGGAGATGGGCGGCGGCACCTCGATGGTGACGCAGGATTTCGCCAGAAGCGGCAGCAGCGCTTTTGTGACCGGCGTCGTCTACGATGACAACGACAATGACAACTTCTTCAGCGTCGGTGACCAGACAGTCGGCATTGCCGTAAGCGCGCCCGGCACACCCAACGACACGACCGGCAGCGGCGGCGGTTACGAACTGCGCTTCGCCGCCGGCGCTGGCGCCACAATGGTCACGTTCGATCTCGCAACGGATGTGGTCGTCGGCGTGGACGTCGGCGGGCGGAACATCAAGCTCGATGTCGTCAACGGCGACGAGGTCTGGTCAGACTCCAGCATCACCTCCACCTCGACGAATGTCACGGAACTGCATGCCCTCGGCGTCGGCAAGATCAACTTCGACGGCGCGAGCCACGGTCAGGAGATGTACGGCAACAAGGCCGCCAACCGCCTCGAAGGCAATGGCGGCGACGACACGCTGGTGGGCGGCCGGGGCAAGGACGAGTTGCATGGCGACACGGGCGCGGATATCTTCATCTTCGCCAAGGGCGACACCGGCAAGACCGCCGCCAAGGCCGACACGATCGCCGATTTCAGCCTGGGCGACAGTGACGTGATCAACCTCACGGCCTGGGATGCCAATTCCAAGCAGAACGGCGATCAGGCGTTCACCTTCATCGACGACCAGGCGTTCCACAAGGTCGCGGGCGAGTTGCGCGCCGTCGACAACGGCGTCGATACCTTCGTCCGAGGCGACACCGACGGCGACGGCAAGGCCGATTTCGTCATCAGGCTCAACGGGATCGTCGCTCTCACCGGCGGCGACTTCGCCCTCTGA